A region of Streptomyces sp. R44 DNA encodes the following proteins:
- a CDS encoding DedA family protein, whose translation MLDSLGSLRSLTAGPWIYPVVATSILLDVFLPVLPSGFLVITAATAAATATGASTGVPSVLPLLLCAATASTLGDFLAYRLALRGGARLDRAIARSRRLSLAQERLGTALARGGGLLVVLARFAPAGRSVVSLGAGAAKRRVEEFLPWSALAGVTWASYSVGLGWLGGQWLGATWFSAGVSTLALFLAGGLAAYLIRRPATTPAPAS comes from the coding sequence CTGCTCGACAGCCTGGGCTCGCTGCGGTCGCTCACCGCCGGTCCATGGATCTATCCGGTGGTGGCGACGTCGATCCTGCTCGACGTCTTCCTGCCCGTGCTGCCGAGCGGCTTCCTGGTGATCACCGCCGCCACGGCGGCGGCGACGGCGACCGGCGCATCCACCGGCGTACCGTCGGTCCTCCCCCTGCTCCTCTGCGCGGCGACCGCCTCGACGCTCGGCGACTTCCTGGCGTACCGCCTGGCGCTGCGGGGCGGGGCCAGGCTGGACCGGGCGATCGCACGCTCCCGCCGCCTCTCGCTGGCGCAGGAACGTCTCGGCACCGCGCTGGCCCGGGGCGGCGGGCTGCTCGTCGTCCTCGCGCGCTTCGCCCCGGCCGGCCGCTCCGTGGTCTCGCTGGGCGCGGGCGCGGCGAAGCGGAGGGTCGAGGAGTTCCTGCCGTGGTCGGCGCTGGCGGGCGTGACCTGGGCCTCGTACAGCGTGGGGCTCGGGTGGCTGGGCGGTCAGTGGCTGGGCGCGACCTGGTTCAGCGCGGGGGTGTCGACCCTGGCGCTGTTCCTGGCGGGCGGCCTCGCCGCGTACCTCATCCGGCGCCCGGCCACGACTCCGGCACCCGCGTCCTGA
- a CDS encoding HNH endonuclease family protein has translation MPTGMIYARRLAVLATSAALTVTGLLATAPAAQAAMPTPVSAATARTYLAALTVKAEGSTSGYSRDLFPHWITQSGTCNTRETVLKRDGVNVATDSNCAAISGSWYSEYDGATWTVASDLDIDHMVPLAEAWRSGANSWTTAQRQGFANDLTRPQLIAVTDNVNQAKGDQDPATWLPSRTAYRCTYVRAWVQVKYYWNLSVDSAEKSALQSVLNGC, from the coding sequence ATGCCCACCGGCATGATCTACGCGCGTCGACTCGCCGTACTCGCCACCTCCGCCGCCCTCACCGTCACCGGCCTCCTCGCCACCGCCCCGGCCGCGCAGGCCGCGATGCCCACCCCGGTCAGCGCCGCGACCGCCCGCACCTACCTGGCCGCCCTCACGGTCAAGGCGGAAGGTTCCACCTCGGGTTACAGCCGGGACCTCTTCCCCCACTGGATCACCCAGTCCGGCACCTGCAACACGCGCGAGACGGTCCTCAAGCGCGACGGCGTGAACGTCGCCACCGACTCCAACTGTGCCGCGATCAGCGGCAGCTGGTACTCCGAGTACGACGGCGCCACCTGGACCGTAGCGTCCGACCTCGACATCGACCACATGGTCCCGCTCGCCGAGGCCTGGCGCTCGGGCGCGAACTCCTGGACCACCGCGCAGCGGCAGGGCTTCGCGAACGACCTCACCCGGCCGCAGCTCATAGCCGTCACCGACAACGTCAACCAGGCCAAGGGCGACCAGGACCCGGCGACGTGGCTGCCCTCGCGGACGGCCTACCGCTGCACGTACGTCCGGGCCTGGGTGCAGGTCAAGTACTACTGGAACCTCAGCGTCGACTCCGCCGAGAAGAGCGCCCTCCAGTCCGTACTCAACGGCTGCTGA
- a CDS encoding IS110 family transposase: MIDIGDIDVFLGLDVGKGEHHATAVTPAGKKAFDKRLPNTEPRLRELFAKLQAKHGTVLVVVDQPASIGALPLAVARDMGCPVAYLPGLTMRRIADLYPGEAKTDARDAFIIADAARAMPHTLRAIDGEDETVAELEMIVGFDDDLAGEATRVANRLHGLLTQIHPSLERVLGPRLQHPAVLALLERFGSPAQIRKAGRRRLVTLLRPKAPRMAERLVEEIFAALDEQTVTVPGTDAASLIVPSLASSLTAVLDQRKLLAGRIEELLEAHPLSKVLISMPGVGVRTGARKGKHHTQALLCLARRRADVLFAMLRDGTFYESRPTAVA; encoded by the coding sequence GTGATCGACATCGGCGACATCGACGTATTCCTCGGCCTGGACGTCGGCAAGGGCGAACACCACGCCACCGCCGTCACCCCGGCCGGGAAGAAGGCGTTCGACAAGCGGCTGCCCAACACCGAACCCAGGCTCCGCGAGCTGTTCGCGAAACTCCAGGCCAAGCACGGAACGGTGCTGGTCGTGGTCGACCAGCCGGCCTCGATCGGGGCCCTGCCGCTGGCAGTCGCCCGGGACATGGGCTGCCCCGTCGCCTACCTGCCCGGCCTGACGATGCGGCGAATCGCCGACCTCTACCCAGGCGAGGCCAAGACCGACGCGAGGGACGCGTTCATCATCGCCGACGCCGCCCGAGCGATGCCCCACACGCTGCGGGCGATCGACGGCGAGGACGAGACAGTCGCCGAGCTGGAGATGATCGTCGGCTTCGACGACGACCTGGCCGGCGAGGCAACCCGGGTCGCCAACCGGCTGCACGGCCTGCTCACCCAGATCCATCCGTCGCTGGAACGGGTCCTGGGGCCGCGGTTGCAGCACCCAGCCGTCCTCGCCCTGCTGGAGCGGTTCGGCTCACCCGCCCAGATCCGCAAGGCGGGCAGGCGCCGACTGGTCACGTTGTTACGGCCGAAGGCGCCGCGGATGGCCGAGCGGCTGGTTGAAGAGATCTTCGCGGCCCTGGACGAGCAGACCGTCACCGTTCCCGGCACGGACGCGGCCTCACTGATCGTCCCGAGCCTGGCCAGCTCACTGACGGCCGTCCTGGACCAGCGCAAACTACTGGCCGGGCGAATCGAGGAACTGCTGGAGGCACACCCTCTTTCGAAGGTCCTGATCTCGATGCCGGGAGTCGGCGTCAGGACCGGAGCCAGGAAGGGAAAGCACCACACCCAGGCCCTGCTCTGCCTCGCCCGACGCCGGGCCGACGTCCTCTTCGCAATGCTCCGCGACGGAACCTTCTACGAGTCCCGGCCTACCGCAGTGGCATGA
- a CDS encoding GntR family transcriptional regulator — MTDQDSARRPKYQRIADELRTAIQSGAFAPGDRLPGENDLMSTYDVARMTARQALSVLRTEGLTEARKGAGVFVRVFRPLRRRGIPRLAGEQWGSGRSVWSADVEDRELVVDQIEVGETEAGDRVAGALNLAPGAPVCVRSRRFVLDAKPVLLSVSYLSAELVRGTPIAEPDTGPGGTYARLTELGHRPVRFREEIRCRMPTADESDRLSLELGTPVVLIGRTAFTGPGMAVELNEMTLDSSSYVLEYDFDA, encoded by the coding sequence GTGACTGACCAGGACAGCGCTCGTCGGCCCAAGTACCAGCGCATCGCCGACGAGTTGAGAACCGCGATCCAGTCGGGCGCCTTCGCGCCGGGCGATCGGCTCCCCGGCGAGAACGACCTCATGTCGACCTACGACGTGGCCCGCATGACCGCTCGCCAGGCCCTCTCCGTCCTGCGTACGGAAGGGCTCACGGAGGCGCGCAAGGGCGCCGGGGTCTTCGTCCGGGTCTTCCGCCCGCTGCGCCGCCGGGGCATCCCGCGCCTCGCCGGGGAGCAGTGGGGCAGTGGCCGCTCGGTGTGGTCGGCGGACGTCGAGGACCGGGAGCTGGTCGTGGACCAGATCGAGGTGGGCGAGACGGAGGCCGGGGACCGGGTCGCGGGGGCGCTGAACCTGGCGCCGGGGGCACCGGTCTGCGTCCGCAGCCGCCGTTTCGTACTCGACGCGAAGCCGGTGCTGCTCTCCGTCTCGTACCTCTCGGCCGAGCTGGTACGCGGTACGCCGATCGCGGAGCCGGACACGGGCCCGGGCGGTACGTACGCGCGGCTGACGGAACTGGGGCACCGGCCGGTGCGGTTCCGGGAGGAGATCCGCTGCCGGATGCCGACGGCGGACGAGTCGGACCGGCTCTCCCTGGAGCTCGGGACGCCGGTGGTCCTGATCGGGCGCACGGCGTTCACGGGGCCGGGGATGGCGGTGGAGCTCAACGAGATGACGCTGGACTCGTCGTCGTACGTCCTGGAGTACGACTTCGACGCATAG
- a CDS encoding DoxX family protein translates to MTAQSTTPASLTARLNQAQPYALGLFRIVVGLLFACHGASSLFGLLGGTAIPAGTWPGWYAAVIQLGAGVLVLAGLGTRSAAFLASGSMAYAYFKVHQPESLFPLQNGGEGAAMFCWAFALLVFTGPGALALDRLFGAGEATDAKTREERGTPVAA, encoded by the coding sequence ATGACCGCTCAGAGCACTACCCCCGCGAGCCTCACGGCACGCCTGAACCAGGCCCAGCCCTACGCGCTCGGCCTCTTCCGCATCGTCGTCGGCCTGCTCTTCGCCTGCCACGGCGCCTCCTCGCTCTTCGGCCTCCTCGGCGGCACGGCGATACCCGCCGGCACCTGGCCGGGCTGGTACGCGGCCGTCATCCAGCTCGGCGCCGGCGTCCTGGTCCTGGCCGGACTCGGCACCCGCAGCGCCGCCTTCCTCGCCTCGGGCTCGATGGCGTACGCGTACTTCAAGGTCCACCAGCCGGAGTCGCTCTTCCCGCTCCAGAACGGCGGCGAGGGCGCGGCCATGTTCTGCTGGGCCTTCGCGCTGCTCGTGTTCACGGGCCCGGGCGCGCTGGCCCTGGACCGGCTCTTCGGCGCCGGCGAGGCCACGGACGCGAAGACCCGCGAGGAGCGGGGCACGCCGGTCGCGGCCTGA
- a CDS encoding MBL fold metallo-hydrolase, giving the protein MGSDLLRITVLGSATPFPRPGNACSGYLVEGGGVRLWVDAGTGTLAELQRYVSLGSVDAVWISHLHADHSADLLTASYALLYAGLDLPLPVPLFGPPGIADRLAAFLTNGPARSPVEKAFAVEELHDGHVVRVGGLTLRSRAVEHGGLPAFALRVEDEAGASLVHSGDCEPCSSLVELAEGCDLFVCEADGSAPGHHSAAQAGRSAADARAGRLVVTHVGPGTSPADAVALAAAEFPGDVVHADPGARFEAAAMRRSRTPGRTTTSPASSR; this is encoded by the coding sequence CCCGGCAACGCCTGCTCCGGCTACCTCGTCGAGGGTGGCGGCGTCCGCCTCTGGGTGGACGCCGGGACCGGCACCCTCGCCGAGCTCCAGCGTTACGTGTCGCTCGGGTCGGTCGATGCCGTGTGGATCTCCCACCTCCACGCCGACCACAGCGCCGACCTGCTCACCGCCTCCTACGCGCTGCTGTACGCCGGGCTCGACCTCCCGCTGCCCGTGCCCCTCTTCGGGCCGCCCGGCATCGCCGATCGCCTCGCCGCCTTCCTGACGAACGGACCCGCCCGCAGCCCCGTCGAAAAGGCCTTCGCCGTCGAGGAGTTGCACGACGGGCATGTCGTACGCGTCGGGGGGCTCACCCTTCGCTCCCGCGCCGTCGAGCACGGCGGCCTGCCCGCCTTCGCCCTGCGCGTGGAGGACGAGGCAGGGGCCTCCCTCGTGCACTCCGGGGACTGCGAGCCCTGTTCCTCCCTGGTCGAGCTGGCCGAGGGGTGCGATCTGTTCGTCTGTGAGGCCGACGGCTCTGCGCCCGGGCATCATTCCGCCGCCCAGGCCGGACGCAGCGCCGCCGACGCCCGTGCCGGCCGGCTCGTCGTGACCCACGTCGGGCCGGGGACCAGTCCGGCGGACGCCGTCGCCCTGGCCGCCGCCGAGTTCCCCGGCGACGTCGTCCACGCCGACCCCGGCGCCCGGTTCGAGGCCGCCGCTATGCGTCGAAGTCGTACTCCAGGACGTACGACGACGAGTCCAGCGTCATCTCGTTGA
- a CDS encoding HAD-IA family hydrolase, which produces MAATTPATLTARALLLDMDGTLVNSDAVVERCWRRWADRQGLDAGEVMKVVHGRQGFATMAVLLPDRPMAENHADNRVMLAEETADLDGVVPVAGAPAFMAAIADLPHALVTSADEALAQARMGAAALRMPEVRVTAEMVGASKPDPEGFLKGAAALGFAPADCVVFEDSEAGIQAGRAAGMRVVGVGPRAAAFAPDAHVADLTRLRVEPAADGSITLTVLA; this is translated from the coding sequence ATGGCCGCCACCACCCCGGCAACGCTCACCGCCCGCGCCCTCCTCCTCGACATGGACGGCACCCTCGTGAACTCGGACGCCGTCGTCGAGCGCTGCTGGCGCCGCTGGGCGGACCGCCAGGGTCTCGACGCGGGCGAGGTGATGAAGGTGGTCCACGGCCGCCAGGGGTTCGCGACGATGGCGGTCCTGCTTCCGGACCGCCCGATGGCGGAGAACCACGCGGACAACCGGGTGATGCTGGCCGAGGAGACCGCCGACCTCGACGGGGTCGTCCCCGTCGCCGGCGCCCCCGCCTTCATGGCCGCCATCGCGGACCTGCCGCACGCCCTGGTGACCTCGGCGGACGAGGCGCTCGCCCAGGCCCGGATGGGTGCGGCGGCGCTCCGGATGCCGGAGGTCCGGGTCACGGCCGAGATGGTCGGTGCCAGCAAGCCGGACCCGGAGGGCTTCCTCAAGGGCGCGGCGGCGCTGGGCTTCGCGCCGGCGGACTGCGTGGTCTTCGAGGACTCCGAGGCGGGCATCCAGGCGGGCCGTGCGGCCGGTATGCGCGTGGTGGGCGTCGGCCCGCGCGCTGCGGCCTTCGCACCGGACGCGCACGTCGCCGACCTCACGCGACTGCGGGTGGAGCCCGCGGCTGACGGCTCGATCACGCTGACCGTCCTGGCGTAA